A single window of Chloroflexota bacterium DNA harbors:
- a CDS encoding protein kinase: MDNIQPGQMIGAYRIVSQIGQGGMATVYKAYHAAMDRYVAVKVLPRQFAESQEFIGRFQQEARTIANLEHPHILPVYDYGENEGITYFVMRFLDTGTLKDRIKIGAMPLSETDRTFTQLAEALGYAHERGVIHRDIKPSNVLVDARGGVFLTDFGIAKLMEGAAQFTATGAITGTPAYMSPEQAQGDKIDLRSDIYSLGIVLYEMITGRVPFEAETPLAVILKQLQAPLPPPSSVIPDISPEIERVLLKALAKDRNDRYPTCGEFLEAWRMAVSASDTVHAARPAISPEATMAAPPPAFTVAKAKPGSKKEAAQPEKKRPNRLVIGGGAAITIFCCCVLALGAVARNRNQLGGTAAANTATSVAQATAPSVVGGPTVSIPTVVPGDSNWTSWTAGNIVWGATIYNDQIAAWGPGGISLWDRFDGTLRQRILSTDGLPAVQVNYLLADEDRGGLWAATEGGGLGFFDGERWTRYNTDDGLDSDSVTALALTSQYLLVGTSYSGVEGGGLLQFNGQTWEPVPGFPSAQTDERPDLLSYNVQIILPVVMPDSTTVLWVGTANGLGYYDGQTWRRYSTEEGLPSNNVWVLIVDDNGDLLAGTEGGAARFNGESFEAFEQTLERPINGIVQDANSDYWFSGSGGLARYSPANSDWEFFSTDSGDLEVYTYFRALRDPDTGSLYFGSDGTGLVRTDLDGTFTPWAIPNQPRFNAYSAIVRAPDGSLWFAEEYGDQTDRYDLNTDTWSAVELPCSYCVPLAFQADGSLWLGGEEGLWFWPADGSDLSQITTEQGLPDNHVYSLAFTPDGHVLAGTYAGLAHLEGLEVTAVFNAENSGLASDYIRALYSALDGTVWVGTDGGLSRLLPDGSWEHFTPGNPFGDGLDWVQSIVASADGALWAGTGNNGAWRLFDGKWEQFDGPNLLSGAAPDFGGGVWFGSYYSGAWYFNGNDVESYEVKDGLIHPNVNDIYVDDSGTAWFATSGGVTRRAP, encoded by the coding sequence ATGGACAACATTCAACCCGGACAAATGATCGGCGCTTACCGCATCGTCAGCCAGATCGGGCAGGGCGGCATGGCCACCGTCTATAAAGCCTACCATGCGGCGATGGATCGCTACGTAGCGGTTAAAGTCCTGCCCAGGCAGTTCGCCGAGAGCCAGGAGTTCATCGGGCGCTTTCAACAGGAAGCGCGCACTATTGCCAACCTCGAACACCCGCACATTTTGCCGGTGTACGACTACGGCGAGAACGAGGGCATCACCTATTTTGTGATGCGCTTCCTCGACACCGGCACGCTCAAAGACCGCATCAAAATCGGAGCCATGCCGCTCTCCGAGACCGACCGAACTTTCACCCAGTTGGCCGAAGCCCTGGGCTACGCCCACGAGCGCGGCGTGATCCATCGCGACATCAAGCCCTCAAACGTGCTGGTGGACGCTCGCGGCGGCGTCTTCCTCACCGACTTCGGCATCGCCAAACTCATGGAGGGCGCGGCCCAGTTTACGGCCACCGGGGCGATCACCGGCACGCCGGCCTACATGAGTCCGGAACAGGCTCAGGGCGACAAGATCGATCTGCGCTCCGACATCTATTCGCTCGGCATCGTCTTATATGAAATGATCACTGGCCGCGTGCCGTTTGAAGCCGAGACGCCGCTGGCTGTCATCCTCAAACAACTGCAAGCGCCCCTGCCGCCGCCGTCGTCGGTGATACCGGATATTTCGCCGGAGATCGAGCGCGTTCTGCTCAAGGCGCTGGCTAAAGATCGAAACGATCGCTACCCAACCTGCGGCGAGTTTCTGGAGGCCTGGAGGATGGCGGTCTCGGCCAGCGACACGGTGCACGCCGCCCGGCCAGCCATTTCGCCGGAGGCGACGATGGCGGCCCCGCCACCCGCGTTCACCGTTGCCAAAGCCAAACCCGGCTCTAAAAAAGAGGCGGCTCAACCTGAAAAGAAACGCCCCAACCGGCTGGTCATCGGCGGCGGCGCCGCCATCACCATTTTTTGTTGCTGCGTTCTGGCTCTGGGGGCTGTTGCCAGAAACCGGAATCAGTTGGGCGGCACGGCGGCGGCCAACACGGCAACGTCGGTTGCCCAAGCAACCGCCCCCTCTGTTGTCGGCGGCCCAACCGTCTCGATCCCGACCGTTGTGCCGGGCGATTCTAATTGGACTTCGTGGACGGCAGGGAACATTGTGTGGGGCGCGACGATTTACAACGATCAGATCGCCGCCTGGGGGCCGGGCGGCATTAGCCTTTGGGATCGTTTTGATGGGACGTTACGCCAGAGAATCCTTTCGACGGATGGCTTGCCGGCAGTGCAAGTCAACTATCTGTTGGCCGACGAGGACCGGGGCGGGTTGTGGGCCGCCACCGAGGGCGGCGGCCTGGGATTTTTTGACGGCGAGCGGTGGACGCGCTATAACACAGACGACGGGCTGGACAGTGACAGCGTCACAGCTCTGGCATTGACCAGCCAGTATTTGCTGGTGGGCACATCCTACTCTGGCGTGGAGGGTGGCGGCTTGTTGCAATTTAACGGCCAGACCTGGGAGCCTGTGCCAGGCTTCCCCTCGGCTCAAACTGACGAGCGGCCCGATTTGTTGAGCTACAACGTACAGATTATCCTGCCAGTGGTCATGCCCGACTCGACGACAGTGCTCTGGGTGGGCACGGCCAACGGCCTGGGTTACTACGACGGGCAAACCTGGAGGCGCTACTCGACCGAAGAGGGTCTGCCGAGCAACAACGTGTGGGTGTTGATTGTGGACGACAACGGCGATCTTCTGGCCGGGACGGAAGGCGGCGCGGCGCGCTTCAACGGCGAATCGTTTGAGGCCTTTGAGCAGACTCTGGAACGACCCATTAACGGAATCGTGCAGGATGCCAACAGTGACTACTGGTTTTCCGGCAGTGGCGGTCTGGCGCGTTACAGCCCGGCCAATAGCGATTGGGAATTCTTCAGCACAGATAGCGGCGATCTTGAGGTTTACACCTACTTCCGTGCCCTGCGCGATCCTGATACCGGCTCGCTCTATTTTGGGAGCGATGGGACGGGACTGGTGCGCACCGACTTGGACGGGACTTTCACTCCCTGGGCCATTCCTAACCAGCCGCGCTTCAACGCTTACAGCGCCATTGTTCGCGCGCCCGATGGCTCACTCTGGTTCGCCGAAGAATACGGCGATCAGACAGATCGTTATGACCTGAATACGGACACATGGAGCGCCGTGGAATTGCCATGTAGTTATTGCGTGCCTCTGGCTTTCCAGGCTGACGGCAGTTTGTGGCTGGGCGGGGAAGAAGGTCTCTGGTTCTGGCCCGCCGACGGCTCCGACCTGTCTCAGATTACGACCGAACAGGGCCTGCCCGACAATCACGTCTATTCCCTTGCCTTTACGCCCGACGGGCATGTGCTGGCCGGAACTTATGCCGGTCTGGCCCATTTGGAAGGACTTGAGGTAACGGCGGTGTTCAACGCCGAAAACTCCGGTCTTGCCAGCGACTATATTCGTGCCCTCTACTCTGCGCTCGATGGGACGGTGTGGGTAGGCACGGACGGCGGTTTGAGCCGCCTCCTGCCCGATGGCAGTTGGGAACATTTCACGCCCGGCAATCCGTTTGGCGACGGCCTGGACTGGGTTCAATCCATTGTCGCCAGCGCCGACGGCGCGTTGTGGGCGGGCACGGGCAACAACGGCGCGTGGCGGTTGTTTGATGGTAAGTGGGAGCAGTTCGACGGCCCGAATCTGTTGAGCGGCGCGGCCCCCGACTTCGGCGGCGGCGTGTGGTTCGGCTCGTACTACAGCGGCGCATGGTATTTCAACGGCAACGATGTAGAGTCATACGAAGTGAAAGATGGCCTGATCCATCCTAACGTCAACGATATTTACGTGGATGACTCGGGCACGGCCTGGTTTGCCACCAGTGGCGGGGTGACGAGGCGCGCGCCATAG